The DNA region CTCACTTCCGGTGGGAACAACAGCTTCCGCCGCGTCCACGGAGAAGTTCCATCCCACGACGTCGTTTGGAGGATCGTCGCCTCCGACCACGACAACTCCGGCAAGGACTTCACCGACATTGTCTACGAGAAGGCCGTCGGGGAAGGAATAGCCAAGGTTCACTTtctcaattcttttttttttctctttttgtcaccataatattaatattagtcTGAAGTATTTATCAACTTTGGCGATGACTAATCTTCATAAAAAGAATTTGACTGACCATCGTAATTGAAACCTTTGGGTCTTGGATGGGACCTTGAGGTAATAATTCTCTGTTCAGAACTTGGTGACACTTTGAACCAAGGTTTTTAAAAACTGGTTCCGGAATTAGTCACACTCAAAAACCGATGCATTGTGTTTTGTGGGGGATCAAACCTGATCCTGTCCCACAAacaaactcaacttgtgttgtCAACTGAGCTCCACCCATTGTCTCTTTTTTCAAccatggtttttctggttattgttagtttattttattttattgaaagtaTTAAAGATATACTTAGTGTACCGTGTTGTGGTGGTGCAGATAAGTATTAATAGGCCAGAGAGAAGGAATGCGTTCCGACCCCACACGGTGAAGGAGCTTATGCGTGCTTTCACTGATGCCAGGGATGATAGTTCTATTGGGGTCGTCATTCTCACTGGCAAGGTACTTGTGCAGTTttgccaatttttttattattactctgATCATTCAATTGTTGGAATCCAAGTGAAGattgtttgaattttgtaataatCATTTTGAATCTCATATTCAaggtatttttaattgattaattgtataaatttttagAGAAATTTACATTAACGTTTCCTAAAGTTTCTTGAGAATGAACGTGATTATCTTTTTTGTAATGTTACACAATCTAATGTACCTTTTGGGTAATAGGGGATGTTAGTGTATAGTGGATTGTGGGTTCACATGCTGCATTATGGGATTAATCCCTCACACGCATAAGTGATAAGCAGGTCTCTGGTTTTTTGAAATGCAGATATATGGTTGGCCCAGTTTAGCCATATTGGAATGGGTGATTATATAAAACATGGCCTATTCTGTTATTTGTTGGAAAGCTTGGAGGATAGAGTGGATTTTGGAACAGATGGGGTAGTGTTACATTCTGTCTAAAATGAAGATGCATTTGGCTAACATGGATGGTATTTGTGAGGATGTTTTGTTTTGGAGTGATTTCTGATGTAGCAAGTTTAATGATCTGCGGTGGTGCATGGGAAGCTCTTGGTGTAGTAGGTAGGAAGTAATAAAGGTAATTGGGATCGATGTATATTGTGTTGGGTATATTCTCGAACACTTGGAGGGTCATATATTCAATACACTTTGGTGAGATAGGGTTGAAACTGTAGTCTGCAGTATAACAGTGTGTCAGATCACAATAAGTAGATGGTGGTGATCTTAAAAGTAGTGaaaattctattattttagAGCTAGTGtagatttatgttttatttcctTATGTTTTGATTTGGCTTGTAAGGTTTCACATCTCTTTGGCTTCATGGGTGGATTTAGAGCTGCTCGTTGATTTGTGTCCCGGGTTTGGTGGGTCATCAGTGCAATTGTTACGGTGGGATGATTTAATTCTGGTTGATGTGTTACTGTAAAGTAGGCACTCCTTTTGTACTTCATTATGCATCAGACTAAACATACCTTATGTTTAGTTTGTTTCTTAATAATATTCAGTTTTGGCTTTTtcaaaaaagtataataatgaTTATGGGTCAGTGTAATATATTTCTTAATCATGTTGCTTCCAGTTCTGCTGTAAAAATGTTTGCCCATGCTGTTGTCAATTTGTTACAACTAAACCCCATGAATCCGAATATGCAATGTTCACATTTTTTGTGCAAACCAGTGTGGAATTGATGCTGATGACATATTGATGTTGCAGGGAACCGAAGCATTTTGTAGTGGTGGTGACCAGGCTTTGAGGACTAACGATGGCTATTCTGATAATGGAAGTTTCAGTAGCCTTAATGTGTTAGACTTGCAGGTATATTAATTGATTTCAGATTTTTCTAATTGGGTGAATAGAATTGTAGAAGTGATCCCCATTACTTGaattaaaagagttttgaggCATTCATCTCAATGGACTGTGAATCTTCAAGTTCTCAAGTGATTTTGTCGTTTCCATGATTTTTAATGAGACAATTGTTAATGCTTGTTATTGGAAAAAACCGTGCCCCTTTCTTATTCTACTTTttattcattctcttctccttttGCAGGTGCAGATACGCCGCCTCCCTAAACCAGTGATTGCAATGGTACTCGCTGTACCCTTTGTTCTTAGGGTTGATATGATATGCTAAAAGATAAGGGGCATGgcaggattaaaaaaaaagtgtattctgtttgattttttaagTAGTATAAGTATTGGACAAAAACAACTCGAGGGACACTACAAAACTATAACTTTGTTACTCATTAAATCcacaacagaaaaataaaaataaaatacctaTAACCCTCTCCCTTTCATTTTCCTAACTCTTTTGCTTGCAAAACAAATAATGCACATCACAAATAGTATTACAGTAAATTTTACTAGGTATTTATTGGAGGTTAACACAACTTTTAGTCCTGTGATTGGTCATCAAACTACTAACAACACAAAAATTGTCCTTTAACTCAATAATGTGCTGTTTTGTTTGTACTGTCTCTGAATATGCATCAAATGACCCTTAAACTCAATTATTTTTGTGCCTAAAGTCTTGATATTTTTAACTCGTGGGTAATATAACATGCATTTCAGTTTTTGGAAAATTGGAAAATTTAATAAACTCTCCTGCTCGATATTTCAACATCTACAACTCTAGGCCACAAAATTCCAATTAATGAATAATGATATCATGTTTGTTTAGTTCTTTCCTATTCTTGTTATATGCAAACTATTTTTCTAACGTTAAAACAGGTAGCAGGTTATGCTGTTGGAGGAGGGCATGTATTGCATATGGTCTGTGATCTAACTATTGCAGCAGATAATGCTATCTTTGGCCAAACTGGTCCCAAGGTTCTtgaacccttttccttttcATACAAAACTCGCactattcaaaattatattgctCTCACTCTCCCTCTTTTGTAATGATACTACACATAATGGATTTGTAATTCCTTCTGTCTTTGTACCTATGAAAGGTTGGAAGCTTTGATGCTGGTTATGGAAGTTCTATCATGTCCCGTTTGGTAAGAATCAAATACTGCTTATTTTGCTAATAATTCACTCCACTATTATGCTATTCTAGGTGGTGGTGGATTTTGTTTGCCATAtcatttttacattttcaatccAAAGATAAAAACTAGCCTTATTTATACAGGTAGGTCCAAAAAAAGCACGTGAAATGTGGTTTCTCACAAGGTTCTATGATGCTGTTGAAGCAGAGAAAATGGGCCTTGTCAACACTGTTGTACCAGTAAGTTCTTTTTCATCTGAAGAATTCTTGACACAAGCTCTCATGAATTTGGGTTACGGGCCTAACTCAATCCTATAAAATTGACTTGTAAGATGAAGGTTGTTGTCTACTTATATACACTATTTTAGCTCCATCACTAGTCAATGTGGGATCTCCTACATACATTCTTACTTCACTATTTAAGTACTTTTTTGATGagttgagtatttttttttagtactatttaagtgtatatatatatatatatatatattgtatacaaATTGGAAAAGAAATTAAGCTGTCAACGAATCACTTAAGAAATAGGGAGCTACTTAAAGCAACAGCAGAAACACATGCTCCAACATCAACCTCGTACTTACAGTGAATGCTATGTTTTGATTTGGTCTAGCTTGAGAATTTAGAGAAGGAAACGATAAAATGGTGTCGGGAGATACTGAGGAACAGTCCAACTGCTATTCGGGTACTCAAGTCAGCTCTTAATGCAGTGGATGATGGACATTCCGGACTTCAGGTATATCATGATTTCATGATCTATCAATATTCTGTGCTAAATAATActgtatataatttatattttctaaacaagataattatttatactGAATGTACCAATGTTTTGTGATGATACCCGTTTCTTGGTGCATATGCATGTATACttaatttgtgtttttgcaACCTAACTTATAGGAAATTGGTGGAAATGCAACACTGATATACTATGGCACTGAGGAAGCTAAAGAGGGCAAGACTGCATATATGCAACGTAGACGGCCTGATTTTTCTAAGTTCAATCGGCGACCTTAAATATTTGTCAATTGTTTATATCAATTTGAGACATGGACCTCTGCTCTGTCCAATATATAGAGAGCAGAAAGTTGATTTGGCACCTGTTTTCTGTTGTccttaatttattcatttcaaaTGCACTTTTTAGGCTGATGGTAAAATAAAcagatttcttttatttaactattttatcGTATCTCTTTAAAAGATGATCAACTTCAATAAATTAAGACCATAGAATATACATTTCCACTTATTTTCTCAAAACTTCATCTTCTGAAATTCAGTTTATGTTTGAAGGCTTATGCAAGTTTAAGTGAGACTCATTATGCGTGATAGTGATCTTAAAGGGAACTTGGTTGATTTTGCCCAGGAAATTTGGGGATAGTTTTACTCAAGTGCTTTAAGAAGAAATAACTAATTCATCAAaactaatgaaaataattaaattaattaattataactaaTTAACTTACAGgatttaatgatttaaatagTAATTACGTGGGCAAGTGCTTGTCTCCCTTGGATCTGTCCCGGTAAAATAagcatttttatgattttttgatgTATttgtttaaactattttttatttaaaataagtaattatgtAGTATTTTAAagtgtttatataaaaaatatttattttaaagttttaagaaaatacCCTTTATATAatccataaataaaaaattattttgacatgacttttaaaataaaattaatttttattcactgttaatgtatttttacactattaactaatacaaataattttttatataacttttaaaataattatcataaaaataaataaacctgttatatatatatatatatatatatatatatatatatatatatatgataatatgaGTTAAACATAATGTTTACAATATatagtattttaattattttcttaaagtaattagaataataatgtgcacatttataatttaaaattattttggacGTAAATACTCTTttggtctctttttttttttttttagtaaacctTGTTTCagtctttttatcttttaaaatttttattttattcttttatttttaatcttaagtGAATTCCATCCTTCCGTAAATTTATTGCTAACAATATTAgtgttcttattttaaaataattaattctaatacaatgatgattaaaaattatgactatcttaattttattttataaaaatttaaatagccaaaagtaaataatttaagataattttaacataatgatggtttttagtaattataattttattttttatattaaattttaaaaaattataaagctcTTACGAACCTCCATCCCCCAATCCTCAAATCCCAATTGCACAAcctaaattctaaaaaatataattttttcaaggCTACTTTTTAGACAGTTAAAAATCATGaccatgttaattttattttattaaatttataaataatcaaaaccaaataatttaaaatcattttaacataGTGATAGTTTTAGATGACAcaatcttgatttttttatatataaattatagggTTAAATATGTTAGTGTTTCATGATATATGtttacatttcattttttatcccTGGTAAATTTTTATCGTTATCATtcaaatctgttatccaaatctgttagagatagggggagcaacatgagCAACATGGTGAACACCCCAAGGCTAAAGCTTGAAGTTCAAGgaaaagcttgaagaagttttggcttttacatgcccaactcctTTGAGTGACACTTATATTGGTTGTTATCTTGTTTAATATATCGTAGTACATTTGATATCTATTTTGTATTGTGCATCATCATGGTTTGTGCGGGTGCTTGTGTTGACAACCGAGGCCAAGGGGTTGGAGACGTGCGTTGTACATGCTTAGGCCTTGGTTAGGCCTAGTTCAAATATTTTTCAGATAATGGTTTGGACGAGGAGTTTGCTCATAGTCACATACATTGCTAGCAACCAAGTGTGTTGTCGTATGTTCATGACAACCTCGACAAATCGGGGTTCAAAGTGGTAACTAACACATATGTCTACTAACTATATCAACAACTTCGTGTTTTTCATAATGACACACATGCTTATATCTTAGGGACAAATGCATAGACAACAACCTATGCAGTGGATACAACATGCTCTTAGTTTATCATATAACATACTTTGCAAACATTCTTTAAGATGTATATTTCACCCTCAGTGTACATTTTGCATAAGAGGAAGGCCATGAATGGAGTTCAATACCAGAGGTACTACACTCGTGTAAGTTTaggttaaatattttaaataaatatgtaaaaaaaattaactcctGTTTAATACACTTCGGGTCTGTCCctgcactactaaaaaataggcttttaacattgattattaaggactttcaatatcggttattaaccgatgttgaaagtattacTGACATTAAAAGTattaacgttaacatcagttttttaaaaccaatgttaaactAAACTAGTATACGCTTGATGAAATCATCTATATGAGTGTCAAGTGGGGCCACTTGTGTGTGATCCAGACAAGAAATCTGTTAACGGGTGACATggtcattaactttttttaaaatataatttgttacagttaaaaaattatcaatattcatttcaaaattaaaattgcgaTTTGTGATAGCTTTAAacatctagagagagaaagtgagagaGGCATAAGAGTGTATGTGTAGTTTGAAGAACCAATGGGGTTGTCAGGAAACAAATGTCATTTGGGGGAATCAATGCATTCACTTACGTAGTTATTACTTTAATTGATTCTGACGGTTTTTAATCGGCATAAATtgtaactttaaatttaaaaagaatattggCGGTTTTGAAACCGCCACaactcatatttttaaaaagctaATGGTCATGTCAtcagttaacaaaaaaaattctaatgataggaataaaaaaaacttttcaaatatcAGAAAGCAAAAacgaagaaaaaatttattagggatcaAAACTGACACTTAGGTATATATTAGGAAGCACtaacatatttaaacctaaatTATAAACCACTAATGAACCTTCATTTTCCCAATCCTCAAATCCCAATTTCACATCCCAATTCtcccataaaaaaaatgaatcaaaccAAGTTTAGAATCCAATCACCAACACACAACCAAGTCAAAATCCTCAGTCCCCTAATCATCAACGATAACACCCTAAGCAAAAATAGAAACCTTACCCAAAATTGTGAGAAAGTGCAAGAACTATGAATCCATTGAAGAATAGTTCCATTTTTGTTAACACCATAGGGTTACCAGCAACTGACAAGCCAAATATTAGAGTCGTGTCCAATAgtgtcatttgaatttcatcATTGGAGCATAGCATGAACACATGACTCTTGTAACTCACACATCTATAAGCTTCATTAGGAACACGTTGTCTCAATGAGTGGTTTAGTCATTGCATATTAGGGGTTTTGACTTTCTTATGTTGTGGTCGTTGAATTATGAACAtggttcaatttgatttttcgATAGGGAATTTGAGTTGTGCAATCTGGAAaccatattattttaaaaaaaaatgttaaaattaggtttaattattcatttggtcATTATAGTTGCAAtaacttttcattttagttcctatagtttaAAACATCTCATATAATtgtcatctttttctcttttcatcttCATTGTCTAAAGTCACCTAACGTTGTTTGAGATGAACATTACAAGACTTATCATTGTCAAAGTGTCACCTTGGTTTCAAAGGTAACATTTTTGCCATGGCAAGAACTTGTATTTAGTGAACAAAGCCAAGAATGAGTATTGCTCAGCACCCCACGAGTTCCATTGGACATGTGGGTCTTTTCCTTAATTCACAATATCCATTGTTGGAGGCGTGGGTTTTCAATTTCCAACAAGCATTGTTGTAGGTGGTGGTTTGCATTTATAGAACACTTTGGTGATAATGAACAATGGGTATCTTTTTTCATCAAGGAAGGAGGAAGGAAATTCATTTAGTAGCAATATGAAGTCTAATGGGTAAccatatcactttttttttccaaataacaTTGATTAATATTTGACTGCGAagaccaaataaatttaaaaattaaaactataaagaccacaatgaaatattttaagttATAAGAACTTGATCCTTATACATgtaacaaattattaatttgattcctATATAACGACCAAATTAATAATGAATTgtgatgataattttaataaattttcacgTATAtgtggaataattaagaatccACCACATCCATATGAAGTCAAATATGttttaacttattattattttatcttaaaataaaaccTATTATTATTTGTGATTAGATGATTAGATCTAGATGATAGATGGTGGCATTAcgaataaattcaaaatataaatatgttaattaaGCTTATTTGAATAATAGAATTATTTAAAAGGGAGCATTGCTTTTGGAAGGTTCGAAACCATTAGCGTGTGAGATGCATTGCAGGGTGCAAATGGTATTTGATCCAAAACGCGCATATAAATCGGGTACCCCCGTTCTTGTCTCTCCCTCCTATATAAAACCCTTTCATTCCATTTTGCGTTATTGTAGAGCATTCTTcgcctttctctctcttctttttactctctctctgtctctctctacGCTTTCTCGTTCGAGATCCCTCAAGGTAATTTCAAATTCAGCTATcaccttctctttcttttctgttCCATCTATCTATGCGAACCCATTCCACCGCTCGTAATTTCATTTCCCTCTTCCATGCTTTGTATTGCATGTGAAATGAATTTTGAGCTTTTTTCGCTGTTCAATTTGGGAACTGCTTCGTTCGTTTTTCTTATATGCTTTGGTTTGTTGCGTTGCGGctctttgaattttgattcGTTCGATCTGAAGGTTTCGGGATCCGGATGCTCAGATCGTCCCCCCTTTTCGCAATCCGCGTTGCGATAATTTTGTGATTTCATTTCCTTTTTCGCGATCTGTTTCGGTTTTCGTGTGATGATTTTGCGGATCGAAATGCGTGCTGCTGTTTTTTTCGTTTGGATTGAGATCTGGCCGAATCCAGTTTCGTAGATTTGATTGTTAATTCACgcatttaattaatattgatatGGCTTGCTGGAAGAAGTGTTtgatttgtgttattttttgggattattttggcCGAATGGAATGATTTGGTTGAATGTTGCTGAGGTTCAGTTGTGTTAATGTTGAGTGCAATTTGTGAATGTAGGGATCCACTAACTGAAGGAGAAATGGGGTTGACATTCACCAAGCTTTTCAGCCGGCTTTTCGCCAAGAAGGAAATGCGAATTCTGATGGTGGGTCTCGATGCAGCTGGTAAGACCACCATCCTGTACAAGCTCAAACTTGGAGAGATCGTTACCACAATTCCCACCATTGGTAAGTGTtccttgattttgattttggttatatataatttgtgtgTGTGCGTTTGTAATTTTTTACCTATAGAGTATTAATGTGCCTACATTTTCATTATTGATCCTATTAACACCTTGTAGAACCATTAGTTAAATAACTAATTTTGGAGGTAGTTACACGCTAGTAAGCTTTATGATGAATCATACATTATTGAATCTGTAATGAACATATTATAATTGTTCTCATTAACTATTGATACTACTATAACTAACTACTGGCTcttgtaaaaaaacaaacaacttgGTAACTTCTTTCATACTAAAGAGAGATTTCAGGGTTCCTATTTATTTCAAGTATTGTTACATAACTGGGTGAAATTGTAAGATCAGCTGGATGCTGTTACTAacaattttatgttttcttatttttaattcccTTAATTGTTTTAGGGTTCAATGTGGAGACTGTGGAATACAAGAACATTAGTTTCACTGTCTGGGATGTTGGTGGCCAGGACAAGGTTTAAAGTTTGATCTTTATGCATTCTTAGAAATTTCTTGATAAAGCCTTCATGGTGCTGAGTTATTTGTCTTGGAGGTCAGTAGATGAATGCTCATGTTTTCTTTTGCAGATTCGTCCCTTGTGGAGGCACTACTTCCAAAACACACAGGGTCTCATTTTTGTGGTTGACAGCAACGACAGGGACAGAGTTGTTGAGGCCAGAGATGAGTTGCACAGGATGTTGAATGAGGTAATAGTTCATTTAGATTGGTTCTCTTAGGgtcatgatatatatttttttttgttttcatgtctGTTCATTTTAGATATTCATCTGGCATTTACCCTAAGTTTGGAtgtagagaaagaaaataaggagagcaaatttttgaattttgaattatttttgtttggttgaaaagaaaatgaagggaaagaagagagaaaagttgaCTTCTAAGGGAAAAAAGTTCTATAATTTTCTCCCCAGTTAGATTGGTTCTCTTAGGgtcatgatatatatttttttgttttcatgtctGTTCATTTTAGATATTCATCTGGCATTTACCCTAAGTTTGGAtgtagagaaagaaaataaggagagcaaatatttgaattttgaattatttttgtttggttGAAGAGAAAATGAGGGGAAAGAACAGAGAAAAGTTGACTTCTAAGGgaaaaaaattctataattttCTCCCtagttcaaatttcaaaattttctgtCGTTTTCTTTCCACTCATCAAAAGTTTCACTTGCACAGATTGGGTGTATTATCACAGAATTagataaaatgatattaaactGGTCAGGATATATAgttttaaatatcatattaaatctaaaaaaaaaatggaaggaaAGAACTGTTCCTGCTGAAGCAGTGAGCAATTTTCTCTATCTGCTATTGGTATGACTATGTTGCTGATACTATGCTGTTAATGATGATACATAAGTTTTCAAAGTTGATGTTCTATTGCCCAAAATGGGTGTTTTCCTATTGATGAAAAGGAATTTATAATAGAAAGCCTTTCTTAAAATTACTTAGTTAATTGACTTGCTTTTTGTGGAACTGTAGTGTCTGCAACATTCAAGCACCCTTGGAAGATGAGTTCTTATTGATTTGTCTTTTTGGCTTAATGTTAATAATGACATCATGACCAGAACCATTGATGGTTTTACTTTTGCTTTCTGTTATATTCTTGTGATAAAATGacctaattttttcttaaatatttcaatCTTCTTTTCAGGATGAACTGAGAGATGCAGTATTGCTCGTATTTGCTAACAAACAAGATCTTCCCAATGCAATGAATGCTGCTGAAATTACCGACAAGCTGGGTCTCCACTCTCTCAGACAGCGCCACTGGTAAATATTTTGATCATGACACCCTTCTCCTGAACTGATAGCTATCCTATTGAAATTTAACATGCTTTTGTGTTTCTTTCAGGTACATCCAGAGCACCTGCGCAACCTCTGGGGAGGGTCTTTATGAGGGTTTGGACTGGCTTTCCAACAACATAGCCAACAAGGTTAGCTATTGATTTCTTTCTTGCATTTTATCTTGGGCATTGGACTTTGATTAAAAATGCATGTTATAAGTATGTTGACGTTTTAGTTGATTGGAGATAGTAGTAAAATTGCTCTGTGCATTATACAAGCTGCTTGTGTATAtgggttcttttttttatatatatataccttaacCCTAAATGTACAATTCTTTTTCTATATAACATTTCTTAGAAtttcttagaatgtgggtttgaACCTAGCTCAACCTCAAAAGCTAGCTCTTAGGGTGGGGGGTTGGCTCCTACCTATATACTTTACTTGGTCTTATTTCTAGCTGATATGAGACTTAGCTCTTGGGGTGGGGGGTTGCCTCCTACCTATATACCTTTTCATTGCCCTTCTGagttttataaattgaaaaaaggtGAAAGTTTTCTGGAACTGTGCTGATTTTTTTCTTCGTGTGATTATCATTGCAGGCTTGATGCTTTTTGGGAGTCTTCTTGTGGATTGGTGATTCTGGATGCAGGGGTGAATATTATCtagtttgtttttttggttCTCTCATGAGACAAATTGGCTTTATGTTAATGTTTTCTGGCTTAGGACATCTTGATGGCTAAAATTATAGTAGGAATTTGTTTCATGGGATGTCTAAAtacttttgagctttttttttttttaattgagtttgGATTCAATGTTTATAACTGTAATTGATACCAATCAATGCGCCATCCCATTgagttatgtttttattttgctaATATTCCTCATGATTATTATTGCATGATACCCAAAAATTGAGAAATCTTTGAATATTTGTAGTGCTCGGTGATACTGCAATATTCATCCTTCGTTGCATAGTGCAACTATGCAACTAGCCAggccatttttatatttttc from Glycine soja cultivar W05 chromosome 8, ASM419377v2, whole genome shotgun sequence includes:
- the LOC114423142 gene encoding 1,4-dihydroxy-2-naphthoyl-CoA synthase, peroxisomal-like, which produces MAENNNNHHLETATRRLASVTNHLTPSSYHNAPGELAPCLTSGGNNSFRRVHGEVPSHDVVWRIVASDHDNSGKDFTDIVYEKAVGEGIAKISINRPERRNAFRPHTVKELMRAFTDARDDSSIGVVILTGKGTEAFCSGGDQALRTNDGYSDNGSFSSLNVLDLQVQIRRLPKPVIAMVAGYAVGGGHVLHMVCDLTIAADNAIFGQTGPKVGSFDAGYGSSIMSRLVGPKKAREMWFLTRFYDAVEAEKMGLVNTVVPLENLEKETIKWCREILRNSPTAIRVLKSALNAVDDGHSGLQEIGGNATLIYYGTEEAKEGKTAYMQRRRPDFSKFNRRP
- the LOC114423143 gene encoding ADP-ribosylation factor 2; the encoded protein is MGLTFTKLFSRLFAKKEMRILMVGLDAAGKTTILYKLKLGEIVTTIPTIGFNVETVEYKNISFTVWDVGGQDKIRPLWRHYFQNTQGLIFVVDSNDRDRVVEARDELHRMLNEDELRDAVLLVFANKQDLPNAMNAAEITDKLGLHSLRQRHWYIQSTCATSGEGLYEGLDWLSNNIANKA